The sequence TGGATCTTAATAGGGATATTAAACCTTTAAGTGGGGAGAATGTGACATTATCATTTGGTAATATATGAGAGTTTTGAGGTGATGCAGGAGGTACCTTGATAGCTAAATGAACTACTAGTCACTTTGGCTGGTGGTTAACAAGATTGAGTCAATTCTCATTGGAGTGGGTTTTGACAGGAATTATAGATGTTATGTGTCTTGGGAGGATCTACTGCTGATTCTGATTTTTGAACTTTACAGGGAATCTGTATATTAATGATAAAAAATGATACTCAAATAATCTAAGGATTCAATGAAACGTGAATATGCTTGAATTTTTTGCTTTCTTTTGTTCCTTACCTTAATCATACACCTATTATTGCACTGATTAGTATTTAATTGAGTTGATGACATTGTCCTTGTGAAAAAAATAAAGCTTTAAAAACTCTTAAGAAGAAGCATGTACTGGATATAAATGCTATTTTTCATGTAAAATCTGTCACCAATTTCTTCATTGTTATATTTACAAGCTATTATTTTGAGAATGATATATTCGTTAATCCTTTATAATTGCTTATCGAAGAATGAAAATCTGacgttttctttttaatttttaatctttgaTGGCAAAATGGAAAATTTACCTAGACAGTCATAGGTGTTTGAGAATTACTGGAAACAGTTCACCATTGTTTTTAGCAGGATAATCGCCTTGTTCAAATTATGTACTTATTCCTGTGTTTTTCTAGTTTATGAAATACATGcagttttattttctaatttaaagcTCATAAACTCTGTTATTTActatatgtttcactaaatacCTTAGTCTGCCATAGAGCAGATTCAACTATGTGATTCTATGGGGGAAAAAACTTTATCATAGTTTTCTTTTGAGATGACTTAGTTTTGGTAGTTGGCACATGATCCTCTCTTCTaacattctttattttctttactttcatTATTCTGCATGTATTGGAATAACTTCTAGATTTATGACCTAATAGGTATGGGTTGCTGTGGTTGCTTTGGATTTTTGAGAAAGCCACAGAGATACCTTATCCCTTTCAGACGCTCTAGTGCTCCATTCCAAGAGTTCCTTTTGCCAGAaaacatggatgatcatgatGGTATATTTTACAACAGAGACTATGGGAACCATCATTATGACAGTGATAGTGGTTCACAGCATGTTGTTAAGCATTCTGAAGAAATTCTCTTATGGAGAGCTCATAATGGATTGATATGCAGGGAGATCCCAGTAAAGGAAACTCGAAGGCTTATTCTTTCAGAGGTAAAGTTTAGATTTTCTGATAGCATTGAAGTAACGGTTGTTCCATTCAAATAAGGTAGCGATTTGGTAAAATCTTGTCATTGTAATCTTTAACTGGATCACATTATGATTTATGGCAAGCTTCTCTATTTATTAACTTCTGATTTTTCCTCCATATGGTAGTTACTCTTTGGTTTCATGTTGACTTTAAGGCTTTGTTTACTCCGAACGATGCAAAGGAGAGGGAAAAGAATTTATTGAGGAAATAAATCCCTAGGGAAAAGCAAAGGAAgggaaagagaaaagaaatatatTCATTGGGAAGGAGtagggaagggaagggaagggggAAAGGAAGGTAAGGGGAAGGGATGGTGGCATAGTCCATCACGTAGTCGTAGGTCAAGCAGTAGCCACACTTGTGAGTCCTGGTCAACATCATCGCTGCAAACTCGCTCTGCAGCTTGACATCGAACAAGCACCCGAAATAGGTTGAGGTCAAAATGTCAATCATGGCCCAATCCGGCTCTTCCTTTTCATCAATGGGGATAGGGATTTCTTCTTGAGGGGTAGAgacaggaggaggaggaggagatacGGCAAGGGTGGTGGCGGAAGAGGCGTGGTCGAGGCATTGAGTTCCTCCTGGCCGGCGTCGACGAGAGCACCCTGGAGCTTCTCATACTCATCGATGAGTGTGAGAATTGTGGACTTGGAGCAGAGAGCCTCTTCCCGCTCCTTGTGGAGCGACTTCCCTTGTGCGAGGCTCTCCTCCGTTTGCAAGATGCGGTTATGCTTCTTGTGAATCCGTCTGTCCATTAGGTAAACAAAAGATAGGAAAATAATtccttttattttgaaataaataagaGAATTTTCTACCGTGGAAAATCCACAGTTTTTGTTTCCATTCTTCCATGTAAAGTGAGCCTGAAACTTTCTATCTTTGCAAGTTATCTCAATGTGATAGCAGAAACTCTTATAGGTCCActtgaaaaccataaatttaaGTCCTCACCTCAAATTTTTTTCTTAGCAACATAAGTTTTCAACATTATTGAAACTAATAATAGCTTGTTGATgttgatatatatttttaaacatcCTTACATGATTCCTCTTACCTTATGTGAAATAAGCTTTAGCTGCTCACTAGGGAAGTGAGGCACCATTCCCTATTTATTCCGGGTTCATTGTCATTGCCTTTTTATGTTTCATAGTTAAAAGTTGATCTGATGCTTCCATGATTGTGATAAAAGATGCCAACTAACCTCCACTTCTTTTTTGTTTCTTTGTCTTGTAATCTGAACATTATTTTTCCTTAATGCACTTTAGGATGATGATGGTAACAAGATGATCAATGAATATGTTCGGCAATGTAAGATTGGTTCTGGTAGTTATGGCAAAGTGGTAAGCTAGGCATACTGTTAGGTGTATCTTGCAGCTATTTGCTCTGAAGTGTAAAGAAATGTTTTTGCAAATGAGCAGGTCTTATACAGAAGCACCAAGGATGGGAAGCAATATGCAATCAAGGTACCAAAATCATTATTATCAATCCTTTGAATTGGTTTAGTCGGTAAGGtcagaattaaaaaaatatataataacaaacacaacTTTTTGGAAATGTTGTACCATCTATTGAAGATAGAATTCCTTACCTCATTTGCTCATTACAGAGTTACTGCACTCAAGGCAATATGCTCTTTGAGATTATGGAGAAGTTAAGCTTGGTCATAGATACAACGCCTAGCATTTTGTAATTAGTATGACCTAAAACCATTCAAAATTGGTTCTTATCCTGAATATCAGATTGATTTGTCCCTtgaataatagacaccaaataaTTGAGTTGTCTGAGACATTAACTGTCTTGGCTGAAAAATCACATTCTCATATGTTCTGAGCCTTTAGTAATGCAATTTCTCCTTCCGATCTCTCTTCTAGGCTTTATGAAACTATGCTACAGAATACTTTATGCAGGTTTAATGAGGAAAACAGAAACTTCTCAATAATTGAATCAttccattaattaaacatgtgGGTTCTGTTCAAATGAATGTGTTCCATTTTTTTTCATTCACTATATGCATTACTTATGATGGCATTGCTTATTTTCCACAGAAAATCAGAATTGATTAAGCATGCTGGTTGCTAATATTGCAGATTTTCCACAAATCACATTTGTTAAAGTCGCATGTGGCTCCTTCTGAAACTGCCATGAATGATGTTCTTCGGGAGGTTAGTATGATTCTTGCAGATTGCTTCTAAATGCAATCTTCCCTGTAGTATTTTTTATCCTTCCCAAACTATAGGTGCACGTATTGTTTTCATCTGTTATCTATAGATGAGCAGTAAGGGTTCTGCAGGTAGCAATCATGAAAATGTTGGATCATCCAAATATAGTTAATCTCATTGAGGTCATTGATGATCCGAACACGGACAACTTTTACATGGGTATCCTCTCGCAACTAGTATTTGGTTGTTGTTACTTACACAATTAATTTTCCTATTGGTCATCTATCCTTTTGCAGTGTTAGAATATGTTGAAGGTAAGTGGAATTTTGAGGGCTCTGGAGCAGCTAATTGCTTAGGAGAAAGCACAACGAGAAGATACTTGCGAGACATAGTTGCTGGTCTGATGTATCTCCACTCTCATGTAGGACTTGCAGAGTACTAAGTTAAAACTTGTCTTACTTCATTGATTTTGTAATCATCTTGGACACCTGCTGGCTTACAGAAATcattactttaattttttttcctttattttttctattttttgcaCAATGCATTTGAttctttataaatttattttgtgTTATGCTTCTAAAGTTGGCAAAATAATGGATGAAGAACATATTCCTAGTGAGCACACATAAGAaggctttttttttctttcttttctttccattGTTTGTTACATGACAGCTTTCTTTAGCAATTTGGTTCCTCTGCTCATCTGGAACACTGAAATCAAGCTCATGCTGAATATTGTACTCATACTAAGAATGATGTTTTATTATACTGAGAATCATACAGATGCGAATTCTAAAATTCATTTTCCTCTAGGAGACTTTGATCCACGAGgttagaagaataaaaaaaaaaaggatttagTTTTGCAAGTGGATGTTTTGTAGTAGGTGAAGGCCTCAGGTTACCATATCAAGATTGGGAATGTTGCTTGTGTAGTCTGTAGAATTTAGTTAGCAATATATTGTTTCCTGGGTTTCTCTCATCTAATGAATCCAATTCAAAGAATAACATTAGTCTGACAGATTATTTCGTGTTATTGGCTGTTGAATTTTGCTGTGACAAGCTCATTCTCTGAATCTCAGAATGTCATCCATGGGGATATTAAACCTGATAATCTTTTGGTGACTAGAAGCAACAATATAAAGATAGGGGACTTCAGTGTTAGCCAAGTTTTTGAGGTATTATTTGGAACCTATTAACTCAAACCGCTGTGCTTACATTTATATTTTTGTCATTTCATACAAGCCTGGATGAACTGCAGGATAATAATGATGTACTTAGGAGATCGCCTGGGACTCCTGTTTTCACGGCACCTGAATGTTGTCTAGGTATGAATGACAATATCATGTTCTAACAATATCCCACATGAAACTTATACATCATCTTCTCCTATTTCCACACAGATGTTACCTATCACGGTAAGGCTGCCGATACATGGGCGGTTGGTGTTACCTTATATTGCATGGTCTTTGGCCAATATCCTTTTCTAGGAGAAACCCTCCAGGACACATATGATAAGGTGCACACAAACTACTCTTGAATCATGTTTTGCTTTACTTGCTTTAACTGACAACCGCAACTGAAAAATCTAGCTCTTGATGTAGATCGTCAACAATTCCTTAATTATTCCTGACGAAGTAGATCCACAATTGCGATATTTAATCGAAGGCCTTCTCTGCAAAGGTTTTTCTTGTTAACATTTATTCAATGCTTATCAATATCACCATCCTCATTCTTCCTCCCATTTCTCTACTCATGATATTTTGCCTCGCAGATCCTAAAGCTCGGCTAACCTTGCGTGCCGTATCGGAGCATCCTTGGGTCATCAGCGATGACGGTCCAATCCCACAGTACTTGTGTAGGTGCAGCAGGCTAAAGTCTTCTACTTGAAGAGCCTAGTAGGAGTCGCAAATTTAAACTGCGCAACAGTTTGATCCGATCTAGAGGCTGTAAGTGGACCGCGGAAATTATAACCAAAAAGCGTAATAAAAGTGATTGTATCAACGGCGAGTAACTTTGTGCTATTATAATCTTACCCATctctttcagttttttttttttttttgtaaggtGGACATTTGTGTTTAACTTGTTTGCTATGGGATGGTGTTAATATGATTTGATAAGGTTATTCAATGAAAGTGTTTTTAATGCCATTTTCTCTTGGTGTCAAAGTGGCTAGTgtaattttagaacttgtatCATGATACGCGGTTAACTCATGGGCCCAAGGCACCAGATCTCCCTCCCCAAGTCCGACCAAACTTCATTTTGGATCGGACATTCTGGTTGAGTAGATGGCAACCCTTGGATAGATTGAGTTATTGAAAGCTATTTAAGTCGTACTAGCACTCAGTCCTTCTTATCCAATCGGATCTGATTGGGAGTGAGGTCCGATCGAATATCATGAAAGGTTACGGCCGTTGCATGAACCTCACCAGAGACCCATTGTTACGGGATAGCTGCTTGTCAACCCATTAGCTTGATATCTCTTTTAACGTCATATGTAACGGCTATCAGATAATCACTAGGATATCCTTGCACAACTAGTAGACACTTCCATCGTCACTATACAAGAGCGAGTCGATACAATTTGGACACGATGATAGTATGCTAGCAATATGCCTCCTTTTATGTGCTAGAGAAAATAACATTATATAAGAAGTCTCTTCCTGGTGTATAAGTAAATTCTTCCAATGAACTCTTCATTATTCCTTGTTATTATTGTTCGATCATCCTCACTGAGTCTCCTAACTTAATAATCCacattggaaaaaaaaattataatggtatttactaataaaaaattatgattttatgatAAACATATTAACTGCCTAGTTTATTATTTTAGTGTATATTATAttggataaaaaaataatttcatattCCATGCAATGTAGAAATATtttgaagattttaaaattaaagggAGATTATGGAAATAAAAACTTACGTAAAGTTTCAGTAAGGGTTGAAGCGCAATTTCCTATATGAAGTACTATATTCGTGAATATTTATATTTGAGGGTTGTTATTGTTAAAACCGTTGTCCTTTTCTCGGTTGGTTTTCCCttcggagagagagagagagagagggggggagagggagagagcttaGAGGTGTGTATGGCAGCGCCGAGTCGGTCATCGAGTTCCACCATGaggaatcttcttcctcctcaagagCTCCTCGACGATCTCTGCAGGTGCTTCCTTCTATCGGTCATTTCTTCTTCTATCTCGTGTATCTTCTATTTAGGGTTCATTCTATAACTTTGCTTGAACacgattcttttatttatttatttttattttgttgccTGTTGCTGTATTTTGTTGATTGAGTTTCAGAGTTTTGTTCTCATCTGGTAGCCAGCATGAATGTGTTTCCCCCTTGTTTGACACTCGTGTCTTCTGCAGTCGATTTGTGTTGAACGTCCCAAAAGAAGATCTGGAGTCGTTCGAGCGAATCTTATTCCTTCTGGAGCAAGCGCACTGGTTCTATGAAGACAATTCGGTGGAACAGAATCCTTCTCTAAAGTCCCTTTCCTTCAGGGAATTCACCTCTCTTAGTATCCTGTAAATTGTGAATGTTCgtagattttaatctaaaataaGTTCCGGCATATGATGAAGCTCATGTTTTTATTATATGCTTATGTACGAACTTGATTTTTTCTAATCAGTTGTttttatcttcttcttcatgCAAGTGGCTGGGTTTTGTTATATTTGGTTGTTTTTGTATATATTGTCTTAAGTGGTTCATGACTTGTAGATATATTATCTTCAATGATTTCTCCTCCAGGTTTCTACTAATTTCGGCTCTTTTCATAGGGTTCCCATTCTTATGCACCTTATATATTCTTATCAAATCATGTTACAGTTTTCTTTGACTATATTTAGTGTTTAAGAGTTGTGCTGCTTTAAGACCATATATTGCACATATTGATGACATATACAAGGACTTCACTTCTTACAAGTTTAGAGTTCCAGTGACTGGTGCAATCATTTTGGATGAATCTTACGACAGGGTAAGTTACAAATGGCAGTTCATTATTTCTTGGCTCTCTTCAGTCTTTGTTCTGCTCCATTGGAAATGAAGATAACAGCATCTTGTTGTTTTGCATTAGTGCCTTATCATAGATCCTTGAAGCAAATACTTTATTCAATTGGGTATAACTGTGTTTATATGTTGATTATTCATTTTACATTCTGAAGTTTAGGAGAAAGAAAAGAGTTTCATAAACAATTGCTAACCAATAAAACTGTCAAATCTTTCAAAAAGACAAAGGTCCATGTAGTTTGCCTAAATAGTTTACTCATGCATACAACTGCAGTTTTATTGATAATACACCTTTCATATCAAGCTTCTATTTCTTTGACAAAAAAAAaccattcttttatttttttttaggaaAGGTACTCTCATTGTCGCTTGCAAATATCAGAAAGTTTGATGAAGGGAAAATATTTCTTAGGTTTGAGTTAGTCACCTCTACATATCAGAGGAGGTGGGATACAATGTACCATGCAAACAACCCGATAAAGTTGTCTggctataataataaaataaactagTCGAACAGTCCTTTAGCTGGACCATGGGTGTCAATCTTGCCTAACTTGTCATATAGCTTA comes from Zingiber officinale cultivar Zhangliang unplaced genomic scaffold, Zo_v1.1 ctg232, whole genome shotgun sequence and encodes:
- the LOC122037050 gene encoding serine/threonine-protein kinase GRIK2-like — its product is MQRGMGCCGCFGFLRKPQRYLIPFRRSSAPFQEFLLPENMDDHDGIFYNRDYGNHHYDSDSGSQHVVKHSEEILLWRAHNGLICREIPVKETRRLILSEDDDGNKMINEYVRQCKIGSGSYGKVVLYRSTKDGKQYAIKIFHKSHLLKSHVAPSETAMNDVLREVAIMKMLDHPNIVNLIEVIDDPNTDNFYMVLEYVEGKWNFEGSGAANCLGESTTRRYLRDIVAGLMYLHSHNVIHGDIKPDNLLVTRSNNIKIGDFSVSQVFEDNNDVLRRSPGTPVFTAPECCLDVTYHGKAADTWAVGVTLYCMVFGQYPFLGETLQDTYDKIVNNSLIIPDEVDPQLRYLIEGLLCKDPKARLTLRAVSEHPWVISDDGPIPQYLCRCSRLKSST